One window of the Klebsiella sp. WP3-W18-ESBL-02 genome contains the following:
- the adhP gene encoding alcohol dehydrogenase AdhP yields MKAAVVSQRHPGKVEIKKIALRDLKAGEALVEVECCGVCHTDLHVVQGDFGPVPGRIPGHEGIGIVRAIAGDVTSLRIGDRVSVAWFYEGCGVCEYCVSGRETFCRKVKNAGYSVDGAMAEQCIVKADYAVKVPEGLDSLIASSITCAGVTTYKAIKVSTVRPGQWVAVWGAGGLGNMAIQFARNVFNARVIAIDIQDDKLQLARESGAEYTINAREEDVPARINELTAGGAHAAVVVAVARSAFNQAVNSVRAGGRVVCVAVPAGDLDLNIVKTVLDGIEIVGSLVGTRQDLAEAFDHALAGRVHPVVQARRLDEINDIFNEMERGAIQGRMVIDMRQTAKTASTQYQESEA; encoded by the coding sequence ATGAAAGCAGCCGTTGTTAGCCAGCGCCACCCCGGAAAAGTCGAGATCAAAAAGATAGCGCTCCGGGATCTCAAAGCCGGTGAAGCGCTGGTCGAAGTGGAATGCTGCGGCGTTTGTCACACCGATTTGCACGTCGTGCAGGGCGATTTCGGCCCCGTTCCCGGTCGTATTCCGGGACACGAAGGGATTGGCATCGTGCGCGCGATCGCTGGCGATGTGACCAGCCTGCGCATTGGCGATCGCGTCAGCGTCGCGTGGTTTTATGAAGGATGCGGCGTTTGCGAGTACTGCGTCAGCGGTCGTGAAACGTTTTGCCGCAAGGTCAAAAATGCTGGTTACAGCGTCGATGGCGCGATGGCAGAGCAGTGCATCGTGAAAGCCGATTACGCCGTGAAGGTGCCAGAGGGGCTCGACTCGCTCATTGCCAGCAGCATTACCTGCGCCGGGGTGACAACCTATAAAGCGATAAAAGTCTCCACGGTACGTCCTGGGCAATGGGTCGCGGTCTGGGGCGCTGGCGGGCTCGGCAACATGGCCATTCAGTTTGCACGCAACGTTTTTAATGCCCGCGTGATTGCCATTGATATCCAGGACGACAAACTCCAGCTCGCGCGCGAATCCGGTGCGGAGTACACCATCAATGCGCGGGAGGAAGACGTCCCAGCTCGCATCAACGAGCTGACCGCAGGCGGCGCGCATGCCGCAGTGGTGGTGGCCGTCGCACGCTCGGCCTTCAACCAGGCGGTCAACAGCGTACGAGCCGGAGGCCGCGTGGTCTGCGTTGCCGTCCCGGCGGGCGATCTCGACCTGAACATTGTCAAAACCGTGCTGGACGGCATCGAAATCGTCGGCAGCCTGGTCGGTACACGTCAGGATCTGGCGGAAGCTTTCGATCATGCGCTGGCAGGACGCGTACATCCGGTCGTTCAGGCCCGTCGTCTGGATGAAATCAACGACATTTTTAACGAGATGGAACGCGGCGCAATCCAAGGGAGAATGGTGATTGATATGCGCCAGACGGCCAAAACGGCCAGTACCCAATACCAGGAGTCTGAAGCATGA
- the rbsD gene encoding D-ribose pyranase — protein MRTGRIQHPELAGALATLGHTDIVLVTDAGFPIPANAHRIDLGFWPGTIDVMTILQVLREEIFVEEVHFASEVRDCNPQLYRDLQAVYTGSGAEFREASHETLCQQLAQQAKVIIRSGSFNPWANFALVASTDPFAWFTDASGVAPLPAYVARRQRILDNVVPELN, from the coding sequence ATGAGAACCGGACGAATTCAGCATCCTGAGCTGGCGGGCGCGCTGGCGACCCTGGGCCACACCGACATTGTTCTGGTAACCGATGCGGGCTTTCCAATCCCGGCGAATGCCCACCGCATCGACCTGGGCTTCTGGCCGGGAACCATCGACGTCATGACCATCCTGCAGGTGCTGCGCGAAGAGATCTTCGTCGAAGAAGTCCACTTCGCCAGCGAAGTGCGTGATTGCAACCCGCAGCTCTACCGCGACCTTCAGGCGGTTTATACCGGCTCCGGCGCCGAATTCCGCGAAGCCAGCCATGAAACGCTGTGCCAGCAGCTAGCGCAGCAGGCCAAAGTCATCATTCGCTCGGGTTCGTTTAACCCGTGGGCTAATTTTGCGCTCGTCGCCAGCACCGATCCGTTTGCCTGGTTTACCGACGCCTCCGGTGTTGCCCCGCTGCCGGCCTACGTTGCCCGACGCCAGCGCATTCTGGACAACGTCGTTCCGGAACTCAACTAA
- a CDS encoding ribokinase — protein sequence MSVFILGSYAKALVMTTDRIPLAGETLIGRDFRQTWGGKGSDMAVQAARLGADVAYAGVVGDDAFGYEFVGLMQDEGIDIQALSITQELPTGAGLIVKDREARNIIVVDMGANKLFTPSRVDEAIASLAECNVALAQLEIPLETALYGLRRAHSLGKTTILNPAPAQDLRQLDLSAIDYLTPNETEARVALGLPPDDPRSNREIADLLLDTGCRYVVMTLGDAGSAVYSRDETLEVAPCRVEVVDSNGAGDSFNAALATALDENQSLHDAVLFANATAALCCTAWETVPSYHTRADVEAFLQTQATTEEHAR from the coding sequence ATGAGTGTATTTATTCTCGGTAGTTATGCAAAAGCGTTAGTGATGACCACCGATCGTATCCCACTGGCAGGCGAAACGCTGATTGGCCGCGATTTTCGCCAGACCTGGGGCGGAAAAGGCTCGGACATGGCGGTGCAGGCCGCACGCTTAGGTGCAGATGTCGCCTATGCGGGCGTTGTCGGTGATGATGCATTTGGCTATGAGTTCGTCGGTTTAATGCAGGATGAAGGCATTGATATCCAGGCGCTGAGCATCACCCAAGAGTTGCCGACCGGCGCCGGGTTGATCGTCAAAGATCGCGAGGCGCGAAATATCATCGTGGTGGATATGGGGGCCAACAAACTCTTTACCCCATCTCGCGTTGATGAAGCCATTGCCTCCTTAGCTGAGTGCAATGTTGCCCTGGCCCAACTGGAAATTCCGCTGGAAACCGCGCTGTACGGCTTGCGTCGCGCCCATAGCCTGGGGAAAACCACCATCCTGAATCCGGCGCCCGCCCAGGATCTGCGTCAGCTTGATTTAAGCGCCATCGACTACCTAACCCCGAATGAAACCGAAGCCCGCGTCGCCCTGGGGCTGCCGCCGGACGATCCGCGTAGTAACCGGGAAATCGCCGATCTGCTGTTAGATACCGGCTGCCGCTACGTCGTAATGACACTGGGCGATGCAGGGTCGGCGGTCTACTCCCGCGACGAAACCCTCGAGGTTGCCCCTTGTCGGGTTGAGGTGGTCGACAGCAACGGCGCAGGTGACAGCTTTAATGCGGCGCTGGCGACCGCTCTTGATGAAAATCAGTCGCTTCACGATGCCGTCTTATTTGCCAACGCCACCGCCGCATTGTGCTGCACCGCCTGGGAAACCGTGCCGTCATACCACACACGTGCCGACGTTGAAGCCTTCCTACAGACACAGGCAACAACCGAGGAGCACGCACGATGA